Within the Metasolibacillus fluoroglycofenilyticus genome, the region CGGTATCATCTTCTGCCGGCTTATAGCCTTTACCCTTTTTCGTAATAACATGCACTAATACAGGGCCATTTACTTTTTTCGCATAATCTAATGTTTTTTCAAGTGCCTCAAAATCATGCCCATCAATCGGCCCTAAATACTTAAAGCCTAGCTCCTCGAAAAAGACGCCTGACACTACTAAGTATTTTAAGCTATCTTTCACTTTTTCTGCAGTTTGTGCTAGCTTGCCACCGACAACTGGAATTTTATTCATTAAAGTCTCTAGCTCTTCTTTTGCTTTTGAATATTCCTTCGCTGTACGTAATCGACCTAACACATTATGCAGTGCACCAACATTTGGAGCAATCGACATTTCATTATCATTTAAAATAACAATCATATTCGTTTTTTCATGACCGATATGATTCAACGCCTCTAGTGCCATACCACCTGTTAAAGCACCATCACCAATAATTGGAATGACATAGTTATTATCCTTTTTAATATCTCGCGCAGCAGCCATACCCATCGCGGCTGATAAAGATGTTGAACTATGCCCTGTTTCCCACTCATCATGTTCGCTTTCAACACGTTTTGGGAATCCACATAAACCTTTAAATTGGCGTAATGTATCAAACTCTCCAGCACGTCCTGTTAATATTTTATGAACGTAAGCTTGATGCCCCACATCCCATAAAAATTTATCTTTCGGGCTATTAAACGTTTTATGCAACGCAATTGTTAGTTCTACAACACCTAAATTCGGCCCAATATGCCCTCCTGTTACGGAGCATTTTTCTATTAAAAATGAGCGAATATCTGAAGCTAATGCCTCAAGCTGCTGCTGATTTAATTTTTTCAAAAAGGATGGATTAGTTATTTTAGTTAAATCCACCTCATTCACACACCTTTACATTTATATATTCACCGTATTGTGATTTCTCTATTATAACAGCGTCCTCTGTCCATGTCATAAAATATGCTGTTTTTCCTATGAAACAACTCTTTCTGTCATAATACAATAAGCAGTTGTTTCCTTGAAAACTAGAAAAACAGCTAGTATCTGTCAATGAATGCTAACTAATATTGAAAATATGTTCTCTGTTTCAATATTTTCTCTACATCAATTACTTTTCGTATCTTCATCCCGCCATTTATAGAAGTGGGGAACTTCTATACCTGTCGCATTGCTACCGGTACTAAATAATTTGCTGTATCAAGTTAAAGCTTCATTGTACTATTTATTACGTTTCACAATATAGGTAGTCAAATCTCGCAGTACACTGCTGTCTCCAGATAAACGATTTAATGCGGCAAGCGCCAAAACAAAATGGTCGTTTAATTTTTCCTTTGCTCCTTCTAAAGTAAGCAATGCTGGGTACGTGCTTTTCTCGCTTGCAATATCTTTTCCTGCTGTTTTGCCAAGCTGCTCTGTCGTACCTTCAATATCTAAAATATCATCCTGAATTTGGAATGCTAAGCCAATGTGATGTGCGTACTCTACTAGCGCTGCGCGTTCTTCTGCTGTAGCACCTGATAAAACAGCTCCCGATTCAATGCTAAAGCGCAGTAGTGCACCCGTTTTATTCATATGCACTTGCTCAAGCTCTTGTAAATTTAATTGACGTTTTTCGCCATCCATATCCAACACTTGACCGCCAACCATGCCTTCTGCTCCTGCAGCCACACTTAGTAAATCGATTAGTTCAACTTTCACGTCATTTGCAACTGGCATGCGTGCTAAAATTCCGAAGCTTAAAGTATTCAATGCATCGCCAGCAAGCGTTGCTAATGCTTCCCCATAAACGATATGGTTCGTTGGTTTGCCTCTGCGCATATCATCATCGTCCATACACGGTAAATCATCATGAATGAGCGAATATGTATGAATCATTTCAACACATGAGCCGACTGTATAAGCAGGGACAAAATCTGTTTTAAAATAATCGCAAACCGCAGCAACAAATAATGGACGAATTCTTTTTCCACCCGCTTTTAATGAATAAAGCATCGATTCCTTTAATTGTGCAGGTGCAACAATTTCCCCAACTAAATCATACATTCTGTTCTCAATAGCTGGTGTATGCGTTTCAATAAATGTTGTTAATGGCATCAATTAATTCTCTCCATTTCCCGTTTGAAATGGCTGTTTATTGCCATTTTCATCAACGATTGATATTAGCTGTTGTTCTGCATGCTGCAATTTATCATTACAAAACTTGGAATATTCCATACCCTTTTTATATAAATCAATGGCTTCCTCCAGGGGCACTTCGCCTTGCTCTAATTTTCGTACAATTTCTTCTAATTCAGTCATTGCTTGTGCAAATGTTAAATTATCCATCCGTCATTCCCCCTTTTTCTAGTTCGACGTTTGTCACCTTCGCATGCACAATCCCATCTTGGTAATGAATTTCAATCATATCATCAACTGTTAATTGGGCTGCTTGCTGAATAAATTGCGCCTCCCGATACGTCACATTAAAGCCTTTTTCCATAATGGCTAAAGGATTTAACGCTGCAAGTGTTCGAATCGCCGCATGCAATTTTGATTTTTCGTTACTTAATCTGAGCTGCATTGTGCGACTAAGCTCCACTTTCAGCTGCACTAATTTCTGCTGCTCTATTTGTAGGGCATTTTGTGGTGAAGAAAGCTGCATTTTAGTAAAAACTTTCTCTGCCTCATTGCGTTTTTTCAACATATAAACGTGCATTGCTTGCTGTAGCTTCATATCGTTATGTGTCAAACGCTCAATAAAAGGTCGATACAATTTTTCAGGTGTTGCAAGCGGATATGATTGCTGATATTTCTGTAGACGATTTCTTTCAAAACGAAGTTGCGCTGTCACAATATGTTGCAGTCTAGCTACATTCGCTACAATGCGTTCCTTAAGCTCATGTTGGTTCGGTACAGCAAGCTCAGCTGCTGCCGTTGGTGTCGGCGCACGTAAATCTGCTACAAAATCCGCAATCGTTGTGTCTGTTTCATGTCCAACAGCGCTAATAATGGGAATTCGGCTTTCGAAAATAGCCCGCGCTACAATTTCTTCATTAAAAGCCCACAAATCCTCAATCGAGCCACCACCCCGCCCAACAATTAAAATATCACATTGCGCTAGTTTATTTGCCAATCTAATATTGCTGGCAATACTTGCGGCCGCACCAGCACCTTGCACAAGGGTTGGGTAAATACAAATTTCCGCCTGTGGATAACGTCGTCCGAGCGTCGTACAAATATCGCGAATTGCTGCACCAGTTGTTGCTGTCACAACCCCAACCGTTTTTGGGAAGGGCGGTAAAGGCTGTTTAAAATTTGGATTAAACAATCCCTCTTTTTGCAAGGTATCTTTCAGTTGTTGGAACGCAATAAATAAACCGCCAACACCGTCTGGTTCCATTGTTTGTACATAAAGCTGGTAAACACCCGCTGTTTCATAGACGTTAACATCACCACGAATATAAACCATCATCCCTTCCTCGGGCTTAAAGGCTAGCTTTGTTGCTGCAGCGCGAAACATTGTTGCTTGAATGCGTGCCGCATCGTCTTTCAATGTAAAATAAATATGGCCAGAGCTATGAACTTTCACATTCGATAGTTCCCCCTTTACATATACTTCACGTAAATGGGGGTCTGCATCAAATTTTCTTTTAATATATTTAGTCAATGCTTTAACAGTTAAATAAGAAGAGTTGCTCAAACTTACATCTCCCCTTTCTTATTTATTCATTTACCTTGTGTAGTTAATCGCGAAACATGCAAAAAATGGGGCTGTCTAGAAAGGAGCCCGTTTTCTAGCCAGCCAAAGCTTGTAGATTACATATTCGAATAGCAAGGGTTTCCTCTAAAGTTATATAAATTGCTACTATTCGCGGCGCAAAGGAGCTGTCTCAAATGCTGTTAGACAACTCCTTCTCATTCTTCATTGAAGATTTTAAATTTAACTTTACAATGTTTTTGCTGCTGCTTGTACTGTGTTTGCTAAAAGCATCGTAATTGTCATAGGACCAACACCACCAGGTACTGGTGTAATATGTGAGGCTATACCATCTACTGCAGCAAAATCAACATCGCCGCATAAATGATTGTCCTCATCACGATTAATACCTACATCAATAACAACCGCGCCCTCCTTCACATGCTCTGCAGTAATAAAGTTGGCACGCCCTACTGCAGCGATTAGAATATCAGCCTGCTTTGTAAATGATGCTAAATCTGGTGTTTTAGAATGTGTATACGTAACAGTTGCATCCTTTTGTAGTAACAGTTGCCCCATTGGCTTTCCTACAATATGGCTACGTCCTACGATAACGGCATGCTTACCCGCCACATCGATTCCGCTAAATTCCAATAATTTCATTACTCCATAAGGCGTACAAGGTAAATAAGTTTCTTGCCCAAGCATCATTTTTCCTACGCTAACTGGCGCAAAGCCATCAACATCTTTATTAGGAGAAATTGTCGCAATAACTGAATCTTCATTAATGTGCTTTGGTAATGGTAGCTGCACAAGAATGCCATGAATATCATTGCGCTCGTTTAATTGGCGAATATGTTCAAGTAACTCTTGCTCTAAGATTGATTCTGGCAAAGCAATTAGCTCTGAATACATACCGATTGCTTCACAAGATTTTTGTTTATTTGCTACATATGTTTTAGAAGCAGGATTATCTCCAACCAATACAACAGCTAAACCAGGTGTGATACCTTTTGCTTTTAGTTCCTCCACTTGTTTTGCTACAGAGCTTCTAATTTCTTGACCAATTTCTTTTCCATTTATAATTGCACTTGACATACTACAGTTCCTCCCAATTCACTATGCTTGTTCTGTAAATTTCGAAAGCACACCATTTACAAATTTGCTTGATTTATCATCGCCAAATACTTTACACAATTCAATCGCTTCATTTAATACAACTCGGTTTGGTGTATCTGGCATAAATAACAATTCATAAACGGCTAAGCGTAATACTGTTCGTTCAATTTTCGGTAGACGATTTAATGTCCAATTTTCTAGTTTGTCGCTAAGCGCTGCATCAATTTTTTCTTTTTGCTCCGCAGTCCCACGCACCAATTGCTCAAAAAAAGCATTGGATGACTGCTCTTCTAGAACATGCCCGATTGCTTCTTCAATTGGCAGCTCCGTACTATCTAACTGAAATAGCACCTGCAATGCTTTTTGACGTGCATCATGTCGCTTCATGATAAAAACTCCTTCATTAATCAATTACATCTCTGCTAACCCACTTGTATCAAGATAACATTCCGTCTTATCATAGCATAATTTCCCTGTCATAGCACAGCTTGTTGTAAATTTTAAAAAATTAAAACGCTTTCATTTTGTCGATTACTTTTCAATGCTGTTAATGTTTGGCTTTATTTGTTAAAATAGTATCGTAACGAAGGAGGAGCAGCATGTCATATACAGTTTTTCTTATATTGTTTGCAGTTGTTTTAGGATTGCTAGGTGGGATTTTTAACTTGCCGTTTTGGCTAATTATTGCAGCTATTTTTGGATTAAGTCTTATTCGAATTGGCTATATCTACTATATCGTTCAGCTTTCCCAAAATACGAAAACAATCCATGCATTTTTAGAGAAAAATAAAAAGCAGCTTGTTTATGAGTATGTTTTAGCAATTGGTAACGGCTCTGTCACTGAACAGAGAAGGATAATAGATGCCATATTAAAAAAATACCCATCACAGATGATGCAGGCTACATATAAAATGAATAGAGCACTATTAGAGCGAGATTACACACTTGCCATGCAGGAAATTCAGCCAATCACTGAAAAACCTCTTGGTCAATATTGCATCGCAATGATTTATGCCTTGCAAGGCAAGCACGAGCAAGCATTGCAAATCCCTCTAAAACATCCTTGGCAGAAAGCTCTCGTTGAAACCATTATCGCCCACAATGAGCAAGCGGCGAATTATGAGGACAAAAAGATGCAAGCAATTAGCCTGTCACGTGGGATTCAACGCTATATAAATACATATTTCTTGCGAGATTTGGAACAACAAAACGAAGCGGTCTGAAATTGATTTCAGACTGCTTCTTTTGACGCGTAATCATAGAGGCGAATATTTAATATATTAGCTTCACTATTTCTTTTTCGTTTCAAATGCAACAAAACCCTTATTTCCACAATCTTTATTTATACCTTTTCATTAAACATATATATTCTAACCTTATGTATAGTATGTGGTGAATTTAGGTGCAAGCGAGATGTAAAATGATAAATGAAACACTTCTAGCAGGTATCCTAACAATGCGAATAAATAAAATCGAGCCGTTCAGATAGAACTTTTTTCTAAATAGCTCGATTTGCTTTTCTTCGATTTCGCATATAAACGCCCTACTGCTTTACGAAATCGTGATTCTGTATCTGTTGCTTCATTTTCGGTATATAATATTGCGCCTATAGTACTCATCCTAACAAAACATGATTGAATAGAAATAAAATTCTACTCCGCAACAAGTTCATTAGCAATAGCTAATAATTTTTCCAATGCTATTTTATCCTCTGTTACTTTTACTTGGCTAATTGTTATAAACATATTGTTATGCACGAACAATAGCTTTTCCTGTTGTTCATTGTAATTGAACTCACGCTCTTCATCTATTATTTTCTGGTAATGTGATAAATCCTCAGTTGTCATAATTAACTTCACTTTTGGCTGAATGATAATCTGAAAAATATATTCATCTTGAAAATAATTACCATATATTAAACTCATATTACTAAAAGCTTTTGTATTTAAGCTTTCTTCCTTTGTAATATATGGTTTATTATGAAGCAATGCTTCTTGATATAAAGTTTCTATTTCCTTAGCAAATTGTTCTCCCTCTTGCTGATTTGGCATCTGATACTGATAACGTAGCTCTTCAAACTTAAATTGGCCAAGCAATTTTTCTTTAATCGTTAACGATGTCATAAATTGCATTGGAATGTCTGCAAAATCTTTAGATTCATTGCGTTTTAAAAGATTTCCTGTGTCGCATCTTCAGCATCTTGCTTATTTCTTAAGATGCCATAGCAATAGCGGAAAATTTTCGCATAATATTGTTGGAGAATTTGTTCCTTTGCATCCACTGCTTCGTCTTCTCCACGATACATTATCGTTTTCGAATACATACGCCCCCACCTTTCTACTTAATAAGACAATTCACTGGAATGAAATGTGACATGATTAGTGAAAACAAGTGCTTTTTTTCTACGTATGACCTCCTCTTTTTACGAATATACTAAATAATAGTAAAAGGAGGATTGTCATTTATGTTATTGCTCTTTTTAATTAACCATTGGATCTTTTTTATTTTAGTAATGATTTTAATGATACTTGGAGGGCTTTTAAGCTTTCTACTCCCTCGTATTCCGTCGCTCATTTTCATTGTGCTTTTTGCTCTAATTAGCTTCGGCTATACACGCTTATACGACGCAGCTTACTTCACAATACCCATCCTTCTTATGACATGTATCTTCACTGCCATTCCTATTGTACTTGTTAAATATACATTATATTTACAGCGCGTTGGGGAACGCTTAGAAGCATCAACTTCAAAATCCGTGTAATTATTTCAAAAAAATCGATGCTGTTGGGGAATGCATGTACAAGCTATTTCCTAACAGCTTTTTTCTATGTCACAAAATTGACATAATAAATAACTAAATTTTCTAACTATTCCGTTGACCATTTCATCTTGTTATAATACAATGCAAATATAAATAAAATTATATATAACAGTTATCCATAAGGAGGAATATACAATGTTAGAAAACGTAGTAGAATTTTTCAGAAATTTACCGGAGAAAACTTGCGTGCAATGCGGCAACAAAATGGAAGAGCAAAGTGAATGCTACAGCCATAGCTGCGAAAATTGCAGTTCTCTATAAACGAAAAGACCATCAACATTCAAATTGATGGTCTTTTTACATAATTAATCTACTTGCATCTTTCTTTTAAACACTAAAATGGCGACTATTAAAAGCAATATGCCGTAACCTAATACCCAACTCAAATTAGTAGTAATGCCACTTCTCATACCACTTATAATGGCTTTCCCCATATCCACAGCATGTACAAATGGTAATTTATAAGCGACCGTTTTAAAAGTATTTCCTACAAGCTCTAGGCTAAACCATGTGCCTGATAGCCATGCGACTATATTTGTCAATAAACCACCACAAATGCCTGCAACTGCTTTTTCATTGAAAATACTACCGCATAATAAACCAATGCCAATAAATATAATCGAGGTAGGTAGTAGCATTAGCCATGCCATAATAATTTCTATAGATGCGTTCATACCTAGTAATATCGCGACACCGTAGCAAATACTTCCTTGTGCGAGTGCCATTGGAATTAACGGTAGCGTGTAGCCAATAATATAATCAACCGCTGTCATCGGTGTTGTAAATAGCCTTGAGAGCATTGAGCTTGCTCTATCATTGGCAATTAATTGCGCTGAAAAGAGCGACATAAAGGACAGGCTGAATACAGCAATCCCCGGTGTTAATTGCTCAATTTGAAATAAATCATTTGGAATATTTTTCCCAATAGCTGTTAGTAGTAATAAAATAACGACAGGCAAGCCAATGCCAAATATTAATGTAAGAGGGTCACGTAAAATTTCCTTTGCTGTGCGCCCCGCGAATGCAAGCGCCCTCATCCAATCACTCCTCCTACAATACGGATAAAGGCATCCTCAAAGCGCTCTGTTGCTGTTTGCTGTATTAAGTCCTGTGCTGTCCCAAGCGCTTCTATATGACCATCTTTCATAATGCATATATGGTCTGCTAAAGCTTCTGCCTCTTCCAAATAATGTGTCGTTAAAATCAAGGTCACCTTTCCCTTTAAGTTTTGAATGACCGCCCATAGCTCACGTCTTGCCAAAATATCTAAGCCTAATGTCGGCTCATCGAGAAATAAAATTTCAGGTTCGCTAATTAATGCCATCGCGATGCTTAGCCTACGTTTCCAGCCGCCCGACAATATTTTACTACGCTGCTTTTCAACAGGATGCAGAGAAAATAATGTCAGCATTTCCTCTACTTTGCGTTCCGCTAACGTTTTATGAAAACCATGAACGCCTGCCATAAGCCGCAAATTTTCTCTTACAGATAGATTTGGTGCAATCGCTGTTTCCTGTGGTGAAACGGCGATTAGCTCCTTAAGCTTTTGCTTGCCTGTAATAATGCTATTTCCTAACAAAAACGCTTCGCCTCCTGTTGGCTTGATTAAGCAAGATAACATATTAATAAGCGTTGTTTTTCCAGCCCCATTCACGCCGAGCAAGGCAAAAATTTCTCCTTGCTGAATGGTGAATGATAATGGATGAACTGCTGTTTTAGTTCCATATTTTTTACCCAAGCCACGGACATCAATGGCAACAATCATTCGCTTTCCTCTCTTTCCAATTTATTCATTCGAAGCGCCTCGCTGAAAAACTTTTGCGTATAGCTTTCTGGTATAATTGCCAACCCACGTTCCTCATCCCCAACAATCACAAGTGCATCGCCCACCTCTATTTTGAACAAATCTCTCGCCCTTTTCGGAATAACAATTTGTCCTCTTTCTCCGACGACTGCGACGCCAAATAAAT harbors:
- a CDS encoding polyprenyl synthetase family protein; the encoded protein is MPLTTFIETHTPAIENRMYDLVGEIVAPAQLKESMLYSLKAGGKRIRPLFVAAVCDYFKTDFVPAYTVGSCVEMIHTYSLIHDDLPCMDDDDMRRGKPTNHIVYGEALATLAGDALNTLSFGILARMPVANDVKVELIDLLSVAAGAEGMVGGQVLDMDGEKRQLNLQELEQVHMNKTGALLRFSIESGAVLSGATAEERAALVEYAHHIGLAFQIQDDILDIEGTTEQLGKTAGKDIASEKSTYPALLTLEGAKEKLNDHFVLALAALNRLSGDSSVLRDLTTYIVKRNK
- the xseB gene encoding exodeoxyribonuclease VII small subunit; translated protein: MDNLTFAQAMTELEEIVRKLEQGEVPLEEAIDLYKKGMEYSKFCNDKLQHAEQQLISIVDENGNKQPFQTGNGEN
- the xseA gene encoding exodeoxyribonuclease VII large subunit encodes the protein MSNSSYLTVKALTKYIKRKFDADPHLREVYVKGELSNVKVHSSGHIYFTLKDDAARIQATMFRAAATKLAFKPEEGMMVYIRGDVNVYETAGVYQLYVQTMEPDGVGGLFIAFQQLKDTLQKEGLFNPNFKQPLPPFPKTVGVVTATTGAAIRDICTTLGRRYPQAEICIYPTLVQGAGAAASIASNIRLANKLAQCDILIVGRGGGSIEDLWAFNEEIVARAIFESRIPIISAVGHETDTTIADFVADLRAPTPTAAAELAVPNQHELKERIVANVARLQHIVTAQLRFERNRLQKYQQSYPLATPEKLYRPFIERLTHNDMKLQQAMHVYMLKKRNEAEKVFTKMQLSSPQNALQIEQQKLVQLKVELSRTMQLRLSNEKSKLHAAIRTLAALNPLAIMEKGFNVTYREAQFIQQAAQLTVDDMIEIHYQDGIVHAKVTNVELEKGGMTDG
- the folD gene encoding bifunctional methylenetetrahydrofolate dehydrogenase/methenyltetrahydrofolate cyclohydrolase FolD, producing the protein MSSAIINGKEIGQEIRSSVAKQVEELKAKGITPGLAVVLVGDNPASKTYVANKQKSCEAIGMYSELIALPESILEQELLEHIRQLNERNDIHGILVQLPLPKHINEDSVIATISPNKDVDGFAPVSVGKMMLGQETYLPCTPYGVMKLLEFSGIDVAGKHAVIVGRSHIVGKPMGQLLLQKDATVTYTHSKTPDLASFTKQADILIAAVGRANFITAEHVKEGAVVIDVGINRDEDNHLCGDVDFAAVDGIASHITPVPGGVGPMTITMLLANTVQAAAKTL
- the nusB gene encoding transcription antitermination factor NusB, yielding MKRHDARQKALQVLFQLDSTELPIEEAIGHVLEEQSSNAFFEQLVRGTAEQKEKIDAALSDKLENWTLNRLPKIERTVLRLAVYELLFMPDTPNRVVLNEAIELCKVFGDDKSSKFVNGVLSKFTEQA
- a CDS encoding RNA polymerase sigma factor; the encoded protein is MYSKTIMYRGEDEAVDAKEQILQQYYAKIFRYCYGILRNKQDAEDATQEIF
- the yhfH gene encoding protein YhfH, which translates into the protein MLENVVEFFRNLPEKTCVQCGNKMEEQSECYSHSCENCSSL
- a CDS encoding ABC transporter permease, coding for MRALAFAGRTAKEILRDPLTLIFGIGLPVVILLLLTAIGKNIPNDLFQIEQLTPGIAVFSLSFMSLFSAQLIANDRASSMLSRLFTTPMTAVDYIIGYTLPLIPMALAQGSICYGVAILLGMNASIEIIMAWLMLLPTSIIFIGIGLLCGSIFNEKAVAGICGGLLTNIVAWLSGTWFSLELVGNTFKTVAYKLPFVHAVDMGKAIISGMRSGITTNLSWVLGYGILLLIVAILVFKRKMQVD
- a CDS encoding ABC transporter ATP-binding protein yields the protein MVAIDVRGLGKKYGTKTAVHPLSFTIQQGEIFALLGVNGAGKTTLINMLSCLIKPTGGEAFLLGNSIITGKQKLKELIAVSPQETAIAPNLSVRENLRLMAGVHGFHKTLAERKVEEMLTLFSLHPVEKQRSKILSGGWKRRLSIAMALISEPEILFLDEPTLGLDILARRELWAVIQNLKGKVTLILTTHYLEEAEALADHICIMKDGHIEALGTAQDLIQQTATERFEDAFIRIVGGVIG